In one window of Erythrolamprus reginae isolate rEryReg1 chromosome 1, rEryReg1.hap1, whole genome shotgun sequence DNA:
- the FAM120B gene encoding constitutive coactivator of peroxisome proliferator-activated receptor gamma isoform X2 encodes MGVRGLYTFVVTACPDGCQVVNLKDVAENHCRTYPGSVPVLVVDALSCLRPWYTPKSWVCGGQWREYCSSLESFINRFTTAGIKLVFCFDGLVEQKKRKEWVQRRLRNNKEIAKIFEFIKANKQQPGRQMFFIPSGLATFTRFALKSLGQEMIRSLRESDYEIANYARNNNCMGILGDDTDYLIYDTVPYFSISKLRLDSLETVTYSREDLCHGLGLHVLDLPLFACLLGTDIVPEGAMGGFRNRCLSSYQAKKQSHDKKTDTIMAVANYISTVPCASESLMDLEKMLPLGSDKLILRKGIESYLLPGQHSPWLPCDSASTLQLAAEQKKDFPVCLDQEIFQIAEEQYMKTENNGIYSILSHAEVECSNTLEDEYDTSLPGQALIYRPVRQHVYSILLESAKDASGAYPVVKEWFVYAGNSLQQPDLVQPKELPGGNPNLRTLWLDRSAEAEEQRLWTFLACFQLQDSAEDFRPLESRFFVCCSLLLYLVLQVDSLSLEDLHAFMAQTLCLQEKSAAQLADLQLPQIDSRAVQLGSLFVRGLSVLMMTNSACGFPFQMDDFMPWHVFDGKLFQEKYHQAHRGCPLNLLLEHSELRCTKFQTLMEMICKVSSANGRKIQSRPRSSSFAIRKHERGGGSHRRLMSRNPSHSYQPRYGESQWREPQQQTGSFSEFQPSGSQYRPRHPSSRGQFQFAPRWPR; translated from the exons ATGGGTGTTAGAGGCTTATATACATTTGTGGTTACTGCCTGCCCCGATGGATGCCAAGTGGTAAATCTGAAAGATGTGGCTGAAAACCATTGTAGAACTTACCCTGGATCTGTTCCTGTCCTTGTAGTAGATGCTTTGTCTTGTCTTCGACCCTGGTATACGCCAAAATCTTGGGTCTGTGGGGGCCAATGGCGTGAATATTGTTCCAGTTTGGAAAGTTTCATCAATCGCTTTACAACCGCTGGTATCAAACTAGTGTTCTGTTTTGATGGCCTTGTGGAGCAAAAAAAGCGAAAAGAGTGGGTCCAGCGAAGATTGAGAAATAACAAAGAAATAGCTAAGATCTTTGAGTTCATCAAAGCCAATAAGCAGCAGCCTGGAAGACAGATGTTCTTTATACCATCTGGGCTGGCCACATTTACACGTTTTGCCTTGAAATCTCTTGGTCAGGAGATGATACGTTCATTGCGAGAATCCGACTATGAAATAGCAAATTATGCACGAAATAACAATTGCATGGGAATTCTTGGAGATGACACAGATTACCTGATTTATGATACCGTTCCTTATTTTTCCATCAGTAAGCTACGCTTGGATTCGCTGGAAACAGTAACGTACTCAAGAGAAGATTTGTGCCATGGGCTTGGTCTCCATGTCTTAGACCTTCCCCTTTTTGCTTGCCTCCTTGGCACAGACATTGTTCCAGAAGGAGCTATGGGAGGTTTTCGGAATCGATGTTTATCTTCGTATCAGGCAAAAAAGCAAAGCCATGACAAGAAAACAGATACTATTATGGCTGTGGCAAATTATATTTCAACTGTTCCATGTGCTTCTGAGAGTTTGATGGATCTGGAAAAAATGCTGCCTTTGGGATCAGACAAATTAATACTGCGTAAAGGAATAGAGTCTTACCTGCTGCCTGGACAGCATTCTCCGTGGCTTCCTTGTGACTCCGCGTCTACATTACAGCTAGCAGCAGAGCAGAAGAAAGATTTCCCTGTTTGTTTAGATCAGGAGATCTTTCAG ATAGCTGAAGAACAATACATGAAAACCGAAAATAATGGGATATACAGTATCCTAAGCCATGCAGAAGTTGAGTGTAGCAACACGTTGGAAGATGAATATGATACCTCCCTTCCTGGACAGGCACTTATCTATCGTCCTGTTCGCCAGCATGTCTATTCCATCCTGCTGGAGTCTGCAAAAG ATGCCAGTGGAGCTTATCCTGTAGTCAAGGAGTGGTTTGTATATGCTGGAAATTCCTTGCAGCAGCCAGACCTAGTGCAACCCAAAGAATTGCCAG GTGGCAATCCTAATTTGAGAACACTGTGGCTCGACAGGAGTGCCGAGGCTGAGGAGCAACGACTTTGGACATTTCTGGCATGCTTTCAGCTTCAAGATTCAGCAGAGGACTTCCGGCCACTGGAAAGTCGTTTCTTTGTTTGCTGTTCCTTATTACTCTACCTTGTTTTGCAA GTGGACAGCCTCTCTTTAGAAGATCTGCATGCATTTATGGCTCAAACTCTGTGCCTCCAGGAGAAATCAGCTGCTCAGCTTGCAGACTTGCAG CTTCCCCAAATTGATTCAAGAGCAGTACAGCTTGGTTCTCTCTTTGTCCGGGGCCTAAGCGTGTTGATGATGACCAATAGTGCCTGTGGTTTCCCCTTTCAAATGGATGATTTCATGCCATGGCATGTATTTGATGGAAAACTTTTTCAAGAGAAATACCACCAAGCTCATAGAGGATGCCCTTTAAATCTGCTCCTGGAACACAGT GAGTTACGATGCACAAAGTTTCAGACTTTGATGGAAATGATTTGCAAAGTAAGCTCAGCAAATGGGAGGAAAATCCAGAGTAGACCACGATCAAGCAGCTTTGCGATAA GGAAGCATGAAAGGGGCGGAGGTTCTCATCGGAGGCTTATGAGCAGAAATCCATCTCATTCGTATCAGCCCCGATATGGGGAAAGCCAGTGGAGAGAGCCTCAACAACAAACTGGCTCCTTCTCTGAATTTCAGCCCTCAG GTTCACAATACCGACCAAGACACCCATCCTCGAGGGGACAATTCCAGTTTGCTCCTCG atGGCCAAGATGA
- the FAM120B gene encoding constitutive coactivator of peroxisome proliferator-activated receptor gamma isoform X1 codes for MGVRGLYTFVVTACPDGCQVVNLKDVAENHCRTYPGSVPVLVVDALSCLRPWYTPKSWVCGGQWREYCSSLESFINRFTTAGIKLVFCFDGLVEQKKRKEWVQRRLRNNKEIAKIFEFIKANKQQPGRQMFFIPSGLATFTRFALKSLGQEMIRSLRESDYEIANYARNNNCMGILGDDTDYLIYDTVPYFSISKLRLDSLETVTYSREDLCHGLGLHVLDLPLFACLLGTDIVPEGAMGGFRNRCLSSYQAKKQSHDKKTDTIMAVANYISTVPCASESLMDLEKMLPLGSDKLILRKGIESYLLPGQHSPWLPCDSASTLQLAAEQKKDFPVCLDQEIFQIAEEQYMKTENNGIYSILSHAEVECSNTLEDEYDTSLPGQALIYRPVRQHVYSILLESAKDASGAYPVVKEWFVYAGNSLQQPDLVQPKELPGGNPNLRTLWLDRSAEAEEQRLWTFLACFQLQDSAEDFRPLESRFFVCCSLLLYLVLQVDSLSLEDLHAFMAQTLCLQEKSAAQLADLQLPQIDSRAVQLGSLFVRGLSVLMMTNSACGFPFQMDDFMPWHVFDGKLFQEKYHQAHRGCPLNLLLEHSELRCTKFQTLMEMICKVSSANGRKIQSRPRSSSFAIRKHERGGGSHRRLMSRNPSHSYQPRYGESQWREPQQQTGSFSEFQPSGSQYRPRHPSSRGQFQFAPRWPR; via the exons ATGGGTGTTAGAGGCTTATATACATTTGTGGTTACTGCCTGCCCCGATGGATGCCAAGTGGTAAATCTGAAAGATGTGGCTGAAAACCATTGTAGAACTTACCCTGGATCTGTTCCTGTCCTTGTAGTAGATGCTTTGTCTTGTCTTCGACCCTGGTATACGCCAAAATCTTGGGTCTGTGGGGGCCAATGGCGTGAATATTGTTCCAGTTTGGAAAGTTTCATCAATCGCTTTACAACCGCTGGTATCAAACTAGTGTTCTGTTTTGATGGCCTTGTGGAGCAAAAAAAGCGAAAAGAGTGGGTCCAGCGAAGATTGAGAAATAACAAAGAAATAGCTAAGATCTTTGAGTTCATCAAAGCCAATAAGCAGCAGCCTGGAAGACAGATGTTCTTTATACCATCTGGGCTGGCCACATTTACACGTTTTGCCTTGAAATCTCTTGGTCAGGAGATGATACGTTCATTGCGAGAATCCGACTATGAAATAGCAAATTATGCACGAAATAACAATTGCATGGGAATTCTTGGAGATGACACAGATTACCTGATTTATGATACCGTTCCTTATTTTTCCATCAGTAAGCTACGCTTGGATTCGCTGGAAACAGTAACGTACTCAAGAGAAGATTTGTGCCATGGGCTTGGTCTCCATGTCTTAGACCTTCCCCTTTTTGCTTGCCTCCTTGGCACAGACATTGTTCCAGAAGGAGCTATGGGAGGTTTTCGGAATCGATGTTTATCTTCGTATCAGGCAAAAAAGCAAAGCCATGACAAGAAAACAGATACTATTATGGCTGTGGCAAATTATATTTCAACTGTTCCATGTGCTTCTGAGAGTTTGATGGATCTGGAAAAAATGCTGCCTTTGGGATCAGACAAATTAATACTGCGTAAAGGAATAGAGTCTTACCTGCTGCCTGGACAGCATTCTCCGTGGCTTCCTTGTGACTCCGCGTCTACATTACAGCTAGCAGCAGAGCAGAAGAAAGATTTCCCTGTTTGTTTAGATCAGGAGATCTTTCAG ATAGCTGAAGAACAATACATGAAAACCGAAAATAATGGGATATACAGTATCCTAAGCCATGCAGAAGTTGAGTGTAGCAACACGTTGGAAGATGAATATGATACCTCCCTTCCTGGACAGGCACTTATCTATCGTCCTGTTCGCCAGCATGTCTATTCCATCCTGCTGGAGTCTGCAAAAG ATGCCAGTGGAGCTTATCCTGTAGTCAAGGAGTGGTTTGTATATGCTGGAAATTCCTTGCAGCAGCCAGACCTAGTGCAACCCAAAGAATTGCCAG GTGGCAATCCTAATTTGAGAACACTGTGGCTCGACAGGAGTGCCGAGGCTGAGGAGCAACGACTTTGGACATTTCTGGCATGCTTTCAGCTTCAAGATTCAGCAGAGGACTTCCGGCCACTGGAAAGTCGTTTCTTTGTTTGCTGTTCCTTATTACTCTACCTTGTTTTGCAA GTGGACAGCCTCTCTTTAGAAGATCTGCATGCATTTATGGCTCAAACTCTGTGCCTCCAGGAGAAATCAGCTGCTCAGCTTGCAGACTTGCAG CTTCCCCAAATTGATTCAAGAGCAGTACAGCTTGGTTCTCTCTTTGTCCGGGGCCTAAGCGTGTTGATGATGACCAATAGTGCCTGTGGTTTCCCCTTTCAAATGGATGATTTCATGCCATGGCATGTATTTGATGGAAAACTTTTTCAAGAGAAATACCACCAAGCTCATAGAGGATGCCCTTTAAATCTGCTCCTGGAACACAGT GAGTTACGATGCACAAAGTTTCAGACTTTGATGGAAATGATTTGCAAAGTAAGCTCAGCAAATGGGAGGAAAATCCAGAGTAGACCACGATCAAGCAGCTTTGCGATAA GGAAGCATGAAAGGGGCGGAGGTTCTCATCGGAGGCTTATGAGCAGAAATCCATCTCATTCGTATCAGCCCCGATATGGGGAAAGCCAGTGGAGAGAGCCTCAACAACAAACTGGCTCCTTCTCTGAATTTCAGCC CTCAGGTTCACAATACCGACCAAGACACCCATCCTCGAGGGGACAATTCCAGTTTGCTCCTCG atGGCCAAGATGA